One window of bacterium genomic DNA carries:
- the purE gene encoding 5-(carboxyamino)imidazole ribonucleotide mutase has protein sequence MTSTKSTLDVAILMGSDSDLETMKACQEVLKEFGLVSELRVLSAHRTPEALAAYMKEAEGRGLKVYVAAAGMAAHLAGAVASKTVKPVIGVPLDASPLGGMDSLLSTVQMPAGIPVATVAIGKAGAKNAGFLAVQILAASQPELAKKLEEQRRKNAEKLLAKNESL, from the coding sequence ATGACGTCCACGAAATCCACTTTGGATGTCGCCATCCTGATGGGTAGCGACAGCGATCTCGAAACCATGAAAGCTTGCCAGGAGGTGCTGAAGGAATTCGGCCTCGTCAGCGAGCTCCGGGTCCTCTCGGCCCACCGGACGCCGGAAGCCCTGGCCGCCTATATGAAGGAAGCCGAAGGCCGCGGGCTGAAAGTTTACGTCGCGGCGGCCGGAATGGCGGCCCATCTGGCCGGCGCGGTCGCCTCGAAGACGGTGAAGCCGGTGATCGGCGTTCCGCTCGACGCTTCGCCGCTGGGCGGGATGGATTCGCTGCTTTCCACCGTCCAGATGCCGGCCGGAATCCCGGTGGCGACGGTGGCGATCGGCAAGGCCGGCGCCAAGAATGCCGGATTTTTGGCGGTGCAGATTTTGGCGGCGAGCCAGCCCGAGCTGGCCAAGAAGCTCGAGGAGCAGCGCCGCAAGAACGCCGAGAAACTCTTGGCCAAAAACGAGAGCCTCTGA